A single window of Nicotiana sylvestris chromosome 5, ASM39365v2, whole genome shotgun sequence DNA harbors:
- the LOC104233890 gene encoding zinc finger protein ZAT4-like produces the protein MACIDQEQQQQPVFKHYCRVCKKGFVCGRALGGHMRAHGIGDEGANLDDDDPASDWEDKFGGSVKGGNKRMYQLRTNPNRQKSNRVCENCGKEFSSWKSFLEHGKCSSEDVEESLVSSPCSEGEEYITNGERKGYGWSKRKRSLRTKVGTLSTSTYPSSEEDDLLLAKCLIDLANARVDTSLAEPEESCASASKEEERARNPMTYLTPLVTTRVPLDNKAKGASSKGLFECKACKKVFNSHQALGGHRASHKKVKGCYAAKQDQLDDSLIGDQDMNIIHDEFTLQASKSMRKSKIHECSICHRVFSTGQALGGHKRCHWITSNSPDSSKYNFHSHMEQINLRSNLRKSGDALDLNIPSHEDMSRVRRDPMNPLSFEVSTEIHLHPWNTKDNSSDNYYLEEIKNNNDNNNNNNNNSLTQNVEDDEADSKLKLAKLSELKDMNTSSENPSHWLQVGIGSTTEVGADS, from the coding sequence ATGGCTTGTATAGatcaagaacaacaacaacaaccggtTTTTAAGCATTATTGTAGGGTTTGCAAGAAAGGTTTTGTGTGTGGGAGAGCTCTAGGTGGGCATATGAGAGCTCATGGAATTGGAGATGAAGGTGCAAATTTGGATGATGATGATCCAGCTAGTGATTGGGAAGATAAGTTTGGAGGGAGTGTTAAGGGAGGTAATAAGAGGAtgtatcaattaagaacaaaccctaatcgaCAAAAGAGCAATAGGGTATGTGAGAATTGTGGGAAAGAATTCTCGTCCTGGAAATCTTTTCTTGAGCATGGAAAATGTAGCTCAGAAGATGTAGAAGAATCACTAGTATCCTCGCCCTGTTCAGAGGGCGAGGAGTACATTACTAATGGTGAAAGAAAAGGGTATGGATGGTCTAAAAGGAAGAGGTCATTGAGAACAAAAGTAGGAACCCTTAGTACTTCAACTTATCCATCAAGTGAGGAAGATGATCTTCTCCTTGCAAAATGTCTTATAGATTTAGCCAACGCGAGGGTTGATACATCGTTGGCTGAGCCAGAGGAGTCGTGTGCCTCAGCTAGCAAGGAGGAAGAGCGAGCACGAAACCCCATGACCTACCTCACCCCATTAGTGACTACTCGTGTACCCTTGGACAACAAGGCTAAAGGGGCTTCTTCTAAAGGGTTGTTTGAATGCAAAGCTTGCAAGAAAGTCTTCAATTCCCACCAAGCCCTAGGTGGACATAGGGCAAGTCACAAAAAAGTTAAAGGGTGTTATGCAGCCAAACAAGATCAACTAGATGATAGCTTAATTGGTGATCAAGATATGAATATTATACATGATGAATTCACATTACAAGCTTCAAAATCAATGAGGAAATCAAAAATCCATGAATGCTCAATATGTCATAGAGTTTTCTCCACAGGGCAAGCTTTAGGTGGACACAAAAGATGCCATTGGATCACCTCTAATTCACCCGATTCATCGAAATACAATTTCCATAGTCATATGGAGCAAATTAATCTACGATCAAACTTAAGAAAATCAGGTGATGCATTAGATCTTAACATTCCATCACACGAAGACATGTCACGAGTTAGACGAGACCCTATGAATCCTTTGAGTTTCGAGGTCTCTACCGAAATACATTTGCATCCATGGAATACTAAAGATAATTCCAGTGACAACTACTACCTTGAGGAAATCAAAAACAATAAcgacaataacaacaataacaataataatagttTGACGCAAAATGTAGAAGATGATGAAGCAGACAGTAAATTGAAGTTAGCTAAGCTAAGTGAATTAAAGGATATGAATACAAGTTCTGAAAATCCTTCTCATTGGTTACAAGTTGGGATTGGTTCAACTACAGAAGTTGGGGCTGACTCATAA
- the LOC104233889 gene encoding cationic peroxidase 1-like encodes MAKISFLLLIIIPFLLGMSSAELTSNFYSSTCPNVLSVIKTAVNSAISKESRMGASLLRLHFHDCFVNGCDASVLLDDTSSFTGEKTANPNSGSLRGFDVIDTIKTQVESTCAGVVSCADILAVAARDSVVKLGGPSWNVLLGRRDSTTASLSAANNDIPAPTLNLSSLISSFSNKGFNSREMVALSGSHTIGQARCTTFRDRLYNETNINSSFGTTIKANCPQNGGDNNLSPLDTSPTSFDNVYYKNLQSQKGILHSDQQLFNGGSTDSIVNTYSSNSATFFTDFAMAMVKMGNLSPLTGTNGQIRKNCRKIN; translated from the exons ATGGCTAAGATATCATTTTTACTACTAATAATAATCCCTTTTCTTCTTGGAATGAGCTCTGCTGAGTTGACTTCAAATTTCTACTCTTCAACTTGCCCTAATGTCCTCTCTGTAATCAAAACTGCTGTGAATTCTGCTATCTCTAAAGAGTCTCGCATGGGGGCTTCTTTGCTTCGTCTTCATTTCCATGATTGTTTTGTTAAT GGTTGTGATGCATCTGTGCTATTAGATGATACATCAAGTTTCACGGGAGAAAAGACTGCTAATCCAAACAGTGGATCATTAAGAGGATTTGATGTGATTGATACTATCAAAACTCAAGTAGAGTCAACATGTGCTGGAGTTGTATCTTGTGCAGATATTTTGGCTGTTGCAGCTAGAGACTCTGTTGTTAAA CTTGGTGGCCCTAGTTGGAATGTTTTACTCGGCAGAAGAGACTCAACAACTGCAAGTTTGAGTGCAGCAAACAATGACATTCCTGCACCAACTTTGAACCTAAGCAGCCTTATTTCTTCCTTCTCTAACAAAGGTTTTAATTCGAGGGAAATGGTGGCACTCTCAG GATCTCACACAATAGGCCAAGCAAGATGTACTACATTCCGAGATCGTCTCTacaatgaaacaaacataaatTCATCATTTGGTACAACAATTAAAGCAAATTGTCCACAAAATGGAGGTGACAACAATCTTTCTCCACTTGACACAAGTCCAACATCATTTGACAATGTTTATTACAAGAATTTACAAAGCCAAAAGGGAATTCTTCATTCTGATCAACAACTATTTAATGGAGGCTCAACTGATTCTATAGTTAACACTTATAGTTCAAATTCAGCCACTTTTTTCACTGATTTTGCAATGGCTATGGTTAAAATGGGTAATCTTAGTCCACTTACTGGTACCAATGGCCAAATCCgcaaaaattgcagaaaaattaattaa
- the LOC138891331 gene encoding secreted RxLR effector protein 161-like, with protein MEKCCLKNIILKRLLKKFEYFNVTSVRTPFDANSQLNKNNGNPVAQFKYAQIIGSLMHLMNFISPDIAYVVCRLSRYTHNPNMEHWSTLDRLMKYLRGTMNYAILYSGFPSTLEGYSDANWISDSDQTKSTSGYVFTLGGSVISWKSANRRSLLDRLWNQSL; from the coding sequence ATGGAAAAATGTTGTCTCAAGAACATTATATTAAAGAGACTTCTTaagaagtttgaatattttaatgTCACATCTGTGAGAACTCCTTTTGATGCTAACTCTCAGTTGAACAAGAATAATGGTAACCCAGTTGCTCAGTTTAAATATGCTCAGATTATTGGGAGTCTGATGCATTTAATGAATTTTATAAGTCCTGATATAGCCTATGTTGTGTGTAGATTGAGTAGATATACTCATAATCCCAACATGGAGCATTGGTCTACATTAGATAgattaatgaaatatttgagaggAACCATGAATTATGCTATCCTATATAGTGGATTTCCTTCTACTTTAGAAGGGTATAGTGATGCAAACTGGATCTCTGATTCAGATCAGACAAAATCCACTAGCGGTTATGTATTCACCCTTGGTGGTAGTGTAATATCATGGAAATCAGCTAACAGACGATCGTTGCTAGATCGACTATGGAATCAGAGTTTGTAG